GTCTGAATCCCACAATGCCTTTCCTGAATCAGTATTTTTCGATACAAAGTTGTAActattctttgattttctcattCTATTCTCCTTTCTTTTAGTGTCTGTGTGTTCATAAGCTTCATTGGATTCATCAATGCTAGAGTCATAATCATTCAGCTTATTATTCTTCTTATCTTTCTTGATGTGATGCAAATCAACTTCATTGCTCCTGTAATCATCATTTGCGCAGCTTAAAACTTTCATGtcatcttcttcgtcttcttcctcttcttctgaTTGCCACATGGCACTTTCAAGATCACTAAGCATAGTTTCAGGCTCAGAACCTTCTGAATCCATCCTTTTTCTGACAAAGGGCTCGACATTTCTCTTAAAACTTCTATTTTTGGCCGAATCATGCCTCCCTCCAGCTCCTCGAGTCGTTTTGACGATCCCATGAGCTCCATCAGAATCATCTGCATCGTTAGCATTCTGACCATCATCAGAATCCCATTCCTCCTCATTTGCGTGttcatcatcttcctcttcACTATTGTATAATCTTTGCTTACTATCTCGCTGTCTCCAAACACTTGGCTTTTCAATCTCGTCATCAGAACTGTTATTTGTACGCATATCGGATTTTCTTAATCTCCCACCGTGTTCTTCTCTATTCCTATACCTAATTTGGCTAAGCTCTTCTTTCTCTGCTGCTTCCTCAGCAACCCAATCTCGATCTGCTGCATCCTCTATCTCAGCTATGAATCTGTCTAACTCTTCCTGGTCACTGTCACTATGAgattcctcttcttccatGTTACGCTCGATCTCTGTCGCTGTCTGCTTATCACCGTAGAAGACATACGGGGTACCTTCTTTTTTGTCAATGgcattaaaaaatgttgaagcTACTCTCTGGATGCTGGCCATAGCAACTGGATCCTCTGGGTTTATACCCTTACGTCTGAGCTCTTGTTCTATCTTCTTTATGTTTAGCTTCTGAGAATCGAGAGCTTGTTCAAATCTGGCCTTGAATAACGCCTACGTAAGAGAACAAACAACTGTTATTCTACTGTTTTCTTGACTTCCTTTATCCAACAACATTAATTATGATCTCCATTCACCCAATGGAAGAAATAATTTCCACCAAATCTAGTTAGTCAGTTTATTCAATCACATCTAGTCAGTTTCACCAAAGGGACTAACATAGTGGCTAGGAAAGAGTTAAGATCTAAAACCAAGCTTTCAAAAGAATACAGAATGAAGGTTGCCACAAAATTAAGGGACAAAAATTCAGCCTATCcctttttaagaaatatggggtgtgtgtgtgtgtgggtgGGTGGGGTGGGGTGGGGTGGAGGAGCAACCCAAAAGAagtacttatttttaaaaacaaggCAAAGAAACTGAAAGAACAAACACTGTGATCCAGCATGCGTACCTTTCTCTTAGTAAGGGTGTTGATTGGTATCAAATTTTTAGGTTGACGATAGTTTCTTCCACGAAACATGATGATTGTTTTCACGTTATGTACATTCACGACAATTCCACCGCTAAGTCTTGCAAGCATGATTGCCATTtccttgattttttctttgggGAAGTTATCACAACACACTTGCACAGTCTCATGAAACTTCCAATGGAGATGCATATTCTGGACCACTCCTCCAAACACTCCACGAACACCAACTGGGACGTAATTCTTATTTCTAAAgcctatttttttataagctTGAAGCTGTTCAGGGGTCAGGAGCTCTGGGTCATGACGAGGGGGTGGCAACTCTGGGAGCTCATACTTCTTGAGTTGTTGTAAAAGTAATGCTACTTTCTTCTTGGCCTATGAAAGATATGAGACAAATGTGGTCATACtaatcaatcaaatttaaattatgtggGTGTagaattatgtttttatttaaaacaaaggCAGCAGTATAGTGACTTAAATTGAACATCAAATGTCAAATTCAGATTTCCCAGAGAAGGCtgtaattcataaaatatctcTTCAATCACAATATTCATCAAGATTAAAAACAGATGTAAGTATGTCATCAAAATCGACAACATAGATTATAACTTCGAAATGGCATACTCTTTTGAGGTTGTAAAGGAGCCTTTCTTCCTCTGTCATCagctttttcttaattttcttagcTCTTCGGATCTCCCTTAAGGTCTTACCAGACTCTTTcctcattctcctctccaccTTACTACGCATACTCCTTCCCTTCGATGTCGACATACAACGGGACAACCCATTGAAAGAACCAACAACCTTTGACTTAGAAGGCAATACATATTCACTACGAATGCTTCTAAGGGCCACATTGCTTGAAGCAATCTCTGAATGAAAATCTGCTAATGATACGACATTGCTGcacacattaaaaaaaaaaaaattatatcctATCAGAATCTTTGTTCCAACTGCATTGAACAAAGTGGATGCTATCATTACATCTAAATGCCTTGGATATATGCTGAGGAACAATACCCACAGAATCAAAGTATGCATTCAATTGGATACTTGGAAAATGAGAGAAGCAGTACAAACGAAGTTAAATAATGTCATATATTTCCTGAGCAGATTCAACTATGAAAGAGCGTCATATCTAACAAGTAAAATCATGATCTTTTTCTAAGAGTGGTGAATTCCATAAGCAATAGCAGAATGGATGCACTTTTTTAACGCAGTTCATCAAAGGgaatgaaaaaacaataaaagcaTAGACTTAAGGAGAAAGCGAGTTTTTCAAAAAGCTGTATAGATTTCTTAAcaagggaaaagaaaacacacTAGAAAACCGAAAGAGAGGAAGTTCATTAGGGttctcaaagaaaatataGGAAGCAATCAAATCgattataaaaaaaggaattgaTGATTGAATGACTGCCGGAGAGACGAAGCGCCAAACTGGCTCCCCTGAGACTCTATAACTGAAGCCACAACATGGAAACAAGAACCTAATTCACAGCACCCAGCAACCAAATGCAACGGAAAGAGAgcgagggagagagagagagacgatACTTGTAGCGATTTGATAGAAGGAGAGTGGAAACCCTAGTGAAACAGAGCCTTCGAGTAGCAGAAAACATTGATGAATGGAAGAGATGACGATCAATCGCTCATCTCCATTACTAAACACCGCCGATCTATCAGGGTTTGGCGCTGCAGCCTGCAGGGTTTAACGTTCTTTCAGATTTGACCATTTTACCCCtgcctttatttatttattgtttttatacaACAAGTGTGgatttaatgttaattatttaactGAAGCGAttacttaataaaatattaatattaataattaaaaatatatattctcttAATAGATACaatcaatataatataaatttgaagaagaaatttaataatttctattttaattttttttttttttgtcaacgAGTAACGTTCTTGATAGAAGTGTCAAGTTAAAATTCTCGATTAGATAGGACTGTACAGAGACCTATCATGAACAAGACAAGAAATCTCCGTTATGTACTTTTTCTACCTTCTCTCTATTCTACTCGATAAAATAGCTTCGTTTCTGGTTGACAAAAAGAAATCTTGTCATGAACACGAGCTCGATTTCTTAAAGGATAGAAACGTAATTCGTGAAAGAAACATAGAACGAGATGAAAAAATGGAGAAgggaaataaatataagacCAAATACCATTCTCAAAATGCATCACCACCACTACACAGTCATGAATATCAGTTTTCATACATCCCATATAACAAATAGTAATCAGTTTCTACATTTTGCACCCAGCCACCCATCTTCATGGTGCatttaacacaaaatttgAGCAATAACCAGCTCGATCACGAGATCGGtcatatttgttcttgattCGACGATTTGACAATAAAACAACTGATATATGTGATTGTAAATTGTTATGTGCCATGCAGGTGGGGGTGATATGCATGGCATTCTCCATACAAATGAAAGCCAAATGACAGCAAAGAGTTTTACGATGAAATATGGTGAATTCGAGGAAGATTCTGGCTGAAAAGCCAGATTGTAACATGTCGTTCTTACGAGATTTCGCTTCATATCCTGTCGAGCCAGTCGAAAATGCTCTCTTGAGAACCGAACTGCAGGTCCTGTAAGCAATGATCAAAGTTGAGTTATATAGATCAAAGGAAAGCTAGCATTTGAAACTTGGGAGTGAGGTTAACTTACAGCAAGATGAAAATCAGGTGGAGTATCCAATTCAAGGTTCTCAAGGTCTGCAATTCCACACGTAACGTTATCGTTCACGATCTCGTGGCAACCGTTGCTACCGGAGAGCGGGAAAGACATTTGAGTTAGTTGGCTGTTACTTGTAAGAACATTAGAATCCAGGACTTCATTGCACAATAAGTTGTCTTCCAAGTAATGTAATTCAGCATCATCTATACCCTGAGATTCTCCGGCCAACCATCCCGGGAATCTGACGTCGTTCTCCAATGAAATATGAGCTGCTTCTGGAGTCAGCTCTTCGTCCTAATCAACAAAGCATACTAAAGTGAGAATTTGACCGATGAACACATTATAGGGTCAAGGCATCAACCGTCAAACCCcaagcccaagtccaccactaccCAATactgtcctttttggacttctacttaaaatttttaaaatgcgtctgctaggaagaggtttccacactcttataaggaatgcattgttaccctctccaaccgatgtgggaacTCATAGTCCACACCCCTtaggagcccaacgtcctcactggcacaccgcttggtgtttggctttgatatcatttataacagcccaagcccaccgctagccgatattgtcctctttggactttctctttcgagtttcccctcaaggtttttaaaacgcgtttgttagggagaggtttccacaccgttataagaaatgtttagttctcctctccaaccgatatgggatctcacacaaataGACAATGAAACTAATTTAAACGATAAGATACCTTTGCAAATGATTGAGGCAGACCATTTTCAGCAACATCATTGGAAACAAATGATTTCCCGGATCGAGGAGGTATCGGAGGATTCGACTTGGGAGTTCTAGGACTAGTTTGATGGACCAAAGCATCAAAATCCTCAATCAGCATATTATCATTGCTCTTACTACATTGCTTTGGTTGCTGATAAGAAATCTTTGACAAAACATATTCACCTtccttctcatcttcttcaactccCAAATGATATTGATGTATCACCCAGCTCGACCTTTCGGGTTTCGAGCCGCCCTTCGAACTTCGGTACAGAGAGAAGATCTTTTTCCATCCCTTATGAACACCCTTTTCTATCACAGCTTTGGTTTTACCAGTCTTGTGCCACCGGAAATGTTCCATGCTTGAACTATCTTCACTTTCAATTTTGCGGCGCTTCCTTTGGCCCGTGGCATATGCATTGCTTGTTTTGTGAAAGAAATGGATATCATTTCCATCTTTACTAACACCTGAATACTTGAAAATGTTATGATTCTAAGTAAGAGAACATTATAGTATGGGAAATGAAAAGAGCAACACAGATGAATTCCTAACCGGGGAGATTTTCTGGATGAGTGTAGCAGATTCCTTGATCTGTTTCTATTGTGGGGATGAATTCATCAATTAATGCATGTAGTTTTAAGTTCCCAACGGCACACTTTGCTGCTAAGTGATCCATTATTTCTTCATCAGTTGGATCAAACTTAACACCAGCAGGCAAACCAGGCCATTCAGGAGAcacctgaaaagaaaatgcaattgAGAGATATTCAAATTAAGGCACGACACAACTTGGGGGAGGAGTCTcatatcggctaattaaggattgatcatgggtttataagtaaagaatatatctccattggtatgaggcttttCGGggaaccaaaagcaaagtcatgagagcttatgtttaaattggacaataccataccattgtagaggtccgtgattcctaacatggtatcaaaactatgcccttaacttagtcatgctaATTGAATtctcaagtgttgaacaaagaagttgctaGCCTCGaatgtgtagtcaaaagtgactcaactATCGaataaagggtgtactttgtttgagggctccagagagGGAGTCAAGCttcgattaagaggaggttgttcgagggctccataggtctTAGGGGAggttctatggtgtactttgttcgagaggaggattgttgagaattgttgggagaggaatCCCACttcgactaattaaggggttgatcatgggtttataagtaaaaaaaaatatatatctccattggtacgaagCCTTttagggaaaccaaaagtaaagccatgtgagcttatgctcaaagtggacgatATCATACCCTTATGGaggtccgtgattcctaacaaacgTTAAATTTCTGCTTAAATATGAATGAACCATTTACTGCATATGAAGAGTGATGTTTTAGTCCATATTAAATTGAAGTATCACTATAAGAACAATTATGAACACACAGGAAGGAGTTCAAACTTACATCTGTATTATCAATAATAAAGTGACAGTTTGGGCATTCTCGTTTGGCATCACAATCTTTAATTACTTGGGAAGAGGATTGGCTGATGTTTCTGACTTTTCTTGCAAATGTTCGGCTATCAAGGATCCAAGCCCTACAAGAATGAGTTGCTAACAGTTAAAATTCAATCGCTTAGCTTTTAAAAGGAACATCTAATTCATTGGACTAAACAAATAAGCATTCAAGTGAAACTGAGTCCTTAAAGatgaagaattaaattatttgcaAACTTTTCATTTATGGTACCTTGAGTTTCCAGGCCCACACACACATGATAATCTCACGAACAAAATTGCAAGACCCTACAGTAGTCAAacaacacaatttttttttttactaggagatctcacattggttagaaAGGGTagcgaaacatttcttataagggtgtggaaacctcccctagaagatgcgttttaaaaccttgaggggaagctcggaaggaaaggccgaaagaggacaatatttgctaatgatgggcttgggctgttacaaatggtatcagagccagacactgagcaATGTGccacgaggatgctgggccccaaacagggtggattgtgagatcccacatcggttggagagggaacgaaacattccttataagagagTGAAAACCCCTCTCTagaagatgcgttttaaaaccttgaggggaagcccagaaggtaAAGCttaaataggaaaatatttgctaatgggcttaggcggttacaaatggtatcagagtcatacagTGGGCAATGTGTCTGTGATGACCCTAAGACCGCAAgtagggtggattgtgagattccatattggctggagaggggaacaaagcattcttcataagagtgtggaaacctcttcgtagaagacgtgttttaaaactttgaggggaagcctgaaagggaaagtccaaagaggacaatatttgttagcggtgggcttgggctgttacaaatgggatCAAAGCCACACACCGggggtgtgccagtgaggatgctgggcccccaagTGGTGTGGATCGtgtgatcccacatcggttggagagggaatgaaacattccttataagggtgtggaaacctctccctacaagacacgttttaaaaccttgaaggaaagcctggaagggaaagcccaaagacgacaatatctactccgatGAGTTTGGGCGGTTACACGTAAGATTTGAGAATTTGTCCCCAAAATCACCAAGTTCCTTCTCCAAACTCCATTATAATTAGGTCAAACAGTGGtggttaaatatttgaaaaatattggtCTGTGAGGAAAGAAAACTTGAACATGGATGGTATATTCATTTACGAGGTTGGTCAAGtaaattcttaaaatgatCCAAAACGATAGTTTTTGGTGCATTGGCAGGAAATAAAAGCAAAACTATCCTAAATATGTTGTCTATTTTGCGTCTGGTTAGCTCGAACCATGGCAAAAGATTTTGAGTTCTAAGACCCAAATGTTGAAAACAGGATATTCCCCCAATTTCTTAACCACAAAGGATCATGTTGGGCTAGTGGGGCATGTTAGCTCTGCCATTAACGCGAATAAACGAGCTCTCAAGCAACAAACAGTAATAATATAGCTTAAAAGATATTAAGTTGTGTTTCCCTTTCAATCTCGAGTATTAACCACATCCTCTGTATCAGCGTTTTCTCAAAATCAGCAGAGCATTACGAATAAAAGAAGGTAAAACTCCAAGAGCTAGACTTATATTTTCGATTAAACAAAAGGGcaacaatgaacaaaaaaaccCATCATCTTGGCACAATAATTGAATCGACCCAGAAACACAATGAACAGAGAAACAGAAGAGAAACACACACACATTTTGGTATCAGGGATTGAAAGAACTCAAGAACACTCCACAGGGATTAAAGAAATTACATGAAGAAAGTAGACTCACCTCGCCATAATCATCAAGAGCTTGagatcaaaaacaaaaacgatCAGAAAtggtggaagaagaagaggaatcgCATTTCAGCGAGTAAGGGGAGAGATATAATATAATGCTTCAGCGCGTTTGAGCTTCAGATTTTAGTCCGCTACGCTAAGTCTTAGTGAAACAGAAGAGTGCGCGGAAAAAGAAAGCGTTGTGCAGTCCTAAGTCCCAACGGTGCCCAGTGTGAGCGGGAAAAACTGAGTTCCTGGCTCGGTAAAGCCTCGGGTACAAGATCATAGGCTCGGAAGAATACGTTGAAGAAGGTTTGGGGGAATTGTTGTACATGGGTGTGGGGCCCAACGTTGACGGAAGCTAGGACCGAGGCTAACTAATGGAAGACGAAGCTGAGGTGTCTAGTGGAAGCATTGTAACTTCGAAAAGCGAGTAAATGTCATGTCCGGCAAATTTCAGGTGGGGACACAGAGATATACTTGCGCCCCAAGTAATATCACTAAATACTTGGACTTGGTACACTCTTTGGATACCtctttatgttctttttgttttctcacatatatatattgattttttttttagttcccGAACGTAcaccaacaaaaacaaaatcacgaATAAAGcaaaactttgaaaatttagaaaatatagtaaaatttCTAGCAGTTTTAAAAGACATACAACTTCAATGTCAAAAGTTCCAAGTTACTTACAAAACGGGCAGTGTACCAGTGAAGATGCTCAGACCCAAAAAAAtggattgggaggtcccacatcgatggaaGAGAGAACAAGTACTAACGAGAATGCTAGGCTCGAGGAGATGAATTATGAAAtcctacaaatattttttatagaaGTGTGAAATTTTTTCACTGGtggatgcattttaaaacattgaagggAAGCCTTTCCTCTTGGATTGTTGCAAATATGTTCaccaatttcttttaaaaaatgtcaaatacaTCTATAAATATTGTCAAAGTAAGCATAGTTCAAACGTAATTGTCGTGTAACCTTGaccaaaaagtcaaaagttcGAATGCTcccacttttaaaaaaaaaaaagctgaaTTCAAATGAAAGTTCCGGTATGAAAAACTCGAACAATAAAGAAAgcgagaagaagaagcaagcAGGAGAGGAAGGCATTTGGATGAATCATTGTTCTTACAGTTGACATCACAGCAACCCCAACTCCACACTCTCTTATGGATGCAACTTGAACAGATATCACTAATGGAATCTGCATCACAATTTATCTTTTGAACTACGCTGCTTATTCTTTCACTGCTTATTCTTTTTGAAGTAAACTTCCGTTATTATACAATTTGCAAGGATCTCCAACTCTAATTCCATGAGTTCATTTCTTAACAGAAGGATCAGTAACAGCTACCAGAGAAACATGAGAAGAAACTGCTTGGTTTCTCTTCTATCTCGCTTTTCGGGACATCCCCCGTGCCACGTCTTGTGGCTGCCATCAAAGAACTAGTTCCAGGAGACTCTGGTGGCAGCACTGCATTCTCAGGTGCCTGCATTGTTGGTGGTGTAACATACTCTGGCTGTGGAATGGTGGAGAGATATTTCAAGAGCATCTGTATGATTTCGCTGAAGTTCGGCCGAGTATTCGGATCCTCTGTCCAACAGGAAGTTATAATCGAGGCCAAATCCTCCGGGAGGTTCTCGGCATTCGGTCGGAAATTCTGTATCAACAATGTCCAGAGGATAAAATGATGGAGATGATACAACTATTAGTCGTGTACGTATAGCTCTATTCAATCAACAAAAGGCAAAACAACAATAAGAACAAGTAATGTAACATTAATCTGCTCCTACGCTATAATGAAGATGGTGGcaattgttttcaattttcttcttctcaactCGAGAGAGACCTAAGAAATGGAAACCAAGCTGCTTATTTATCAGTTTAGGGTtaagtgtgagatcctatatcagttggagaggggaacgaaacatttcttataagggtgtggaggaAATCTatccctaacaaacacgttttaaaacaatgaGACTGACGGGAGCagacgaaacatttcttataagggtgtggaggaAATCTatccctaacaaacacgttttaaaacaatgagaccgacggtgatacgtaacgg
This genomic window from Cucurbita pepo subsp. pepo cultivar mu-cu-16 chromosome LG01, ASM280686v2, whole genome shotgun sequence contains:
- the LOC111808768 gene encoding uncharacterized CRM domain-containing protein At3g25440, chloroplastic; its protein translation is MFSATRRLCFTRVSTLLLSNRYNNVVSLADFHSEIASSNVALRSIRSEYVLPSKSKVVGSFNGLSRCMSTSKGRSMRSKVERRMRKESGKTLREIRRAKKIKKKLMTEEERLLYNLKRAKKKVALLLQQLKKYELPELPPPRHDPELLTPEQLQAYKKIGFRNKNYVPVGVRGVFGGVVQNMHLHWKFHETVQVCCDNFPKEKIKEMAIMLARLSGGIVVNVHNVKTIIMFRGRNYRQPKNLIPINTLTKRKALFKARFEQALDSQKLNIKKIEQELRRKGINPEDPVAMASIQRVASTFFNAIDKKEGTPYVFYGDKQTATEIERNMEEEESHSDSDQEELDRFIAEIEDAADRDWVAEEAAEKEELSQIRYRNREEHGGRLRKSDMRTNNSSDDEIEKPSVWRQRDSKQRLYNSEEEDDEHANEEEWDSDDGQNANDADDSDGAHGIVKTTRGAGGRHDSAKNRSFKRNVEPFVRKRMDSEGSEPETMLSDLESAMWQSEEEEEDEEDDMKVLSCANDDYRSNEVDLHHIKKDKKNNKLNDYDSSIDESNEAYEHTDTKRKENRMRKSKNSYNFVSKNTDSGKALWDSDEEDESGTSRPQRHDYWSGSDEDDSRRK
- the LOC111809472 gene encoding SUPPRESSOR OF GAMMA RESPONSE 1-like, encoding MIMARAWILDSRTFARKVRNISQSSSQVIKDCDAKRECPNCHFIIDNTDVSPEWPGLPAGVKFDPTDEEIMDHLAAKCAVGNLKLHALIDEFIPTIETDQGICYTHPENLPGVSKDGNDIHFFHKTSNAYATGQRKRRKIESEDSSSMEHFRWHKTGKTKAVIEKGVHKGWKKIFSLYRSSKGGSKPERSSWVIHQYHLGVEEDEKEGEYVLSKISYQQPKQCSKSNDNMLIEDFDALVHQTSPRTPKSNPPIPPRSGKSFVSNDVAENGLPQSFAKDEELTPEAAHISLENDVRFPGWLAGESQGIDDAELHYLEDNLLCNEVLDSNVLTSNSQLTQMSFPLSGSNGCHEIVNDNVTCGIADLENLELDTPPDFHLADLQFGSQESIFDWLDRI